agtagcAAACATGTGgttaagaggtggctaacaatttgATCTATAAAGCCATAAAGCTctctaaaaacataaaaaaacgacaacaatgctccatttacatctcgtgacctgaatattaacaaagtattagcaatattgttaataAAAGCGACACCGTGGTCACAGAGAGTAaactgctgctatattgacataccaAGCTGctacatcgcctctgagttggtaaaagttaattctagattataaatcatgcctctcacctggatagtagaaggttgtggacataaaccgagaagttggtcaacatttatatttagttTAAATCCGAAGACATCACGAAGAAGGCTAGATAATATACTTGTTGCTTACCTGAGGATTATGATGTTCATCCAAATGGGGAACAaaagtcttgtgctgaaagatataaacatcccatccgtCGGAGAGTCAGAGTAggataaataactaaaataaatgtgGCAATgctgaaaatgagcaaaatatgtaaatattcaatgtattattattttgtctgttactatataacatatatacttgTAGCATGTATATGAAACAATGGTGGAGGTGTTCTGATGTTTTGTAGggtgctttataggcagaataggttgacattgttagctgacttttgctagtgtttatatatgatttacaatatataaaaaaaaaaatgctggtcTAAGTAGTGAAGTGACGACACAGTAATCCTGCCTCCCAACCCCTGAAGCTAATAAAGTTAGTGCGAAGGAGAAGGCGTGCATGACCGAATCAAAGAAATAAGCCTTTAAAAATATTTCGCACCAGTTAGCTGACCCGCAGAGTCAGCCCGACCGCAGCACTGTCAGTCCGCATCACATGAAGCTGCAGCCAGCCTCCGCAGCATGCAGTCACAAACATCCACACCGAGGACATTTatacatgaaaatatggagaagctacaGATGCCATTTGACGTGTTTCAGTTTGTTCGGCCTTTTGACGACAAACTGGACGATCATACATACAGTACTTGTTGTCAACTCTGACGTCTCAGGTCTGTGACTTAAAGGCGTTCGTGTGCAAcatggacaacaacaacaacaactcctACTGTTACACAACACAAAAACAGCACACCTACAAAAGTATACTCCCCAAGATTACATTTCATAAAACTATCGTAGTTGTTTGAAAAGCAATACATATAGTATGAACAGTatgtccagcaccccccgcgaccccgaaagggacaagcggtagaaaatggatgggtgtagTATGTCTTagctaaaagttagtttttcttaatTAAATCATTACATTTCAATTATTCTAATAGCCAATGATTGTGTTTTGAATTACGAGTTTGATCGTACAACCACTTGagatcgtaagttgaggtactactgtctgGACCTGTTCTTTATGAAACTACAGTATGAGCTTAATTGGCCCATAGCTCAAAACACTCGtatgtcaaatcaatgtcaaccattgaaattaaattattaaattccCCATTAAAAGAGCACAATTATAACATGGAACTGTAAAAacagtactacaaacaactacagtagtttgatgaagtaatgtagtaataatgTACAGAATTTTGCTTGGACAGTGGACTTGTGTGGGCTTTTCCTTCCAGCTGCTTTTCCGCCTTGTAACAACAGGAACTGTTATCGTTGTTTATGTACGAACGTCTTGAGTGACGGACAGGAGCTCAGAGTTAACAGCAGGCAATATTTATGTTTGTGTACTAAAAGAAATGCTGGATCGTCCGGTTTGTAAAGTCAGGACACGGAACAAGCTAAAACACATAAAacgcaccatcagcagcttttccatattttcatggatacatgttatGGCACAGATGCTGTATCTTGCTTCGCTGTGGTGCAGACGTCTCACCTGGTCAGCGACAcatgtttttaatggtttgtttttCTGATCCGGTGGGTGTCGTCCACTTCTTCTCTGCGCTCCCCTTGGCACTTACTTTCTCAGTTACCGTGATTGTAGGGTacgattgtgtcgatctctggcgGTGGACAATCACTACTTCAACCAGCGACAGGGAAGTCTGTAACTTCTTATTTATGCCTGCAACTTAAAGCGGTGGGACAGTTTGTATCTCAATatacttgtaagttgaggtacactGTATACATAAGTAAAACTTTGACATTCAGTTGAACTGACTTTCTTCCTTAGTATAAGAGCAGGAGAAACACTGATTTGAATCTTTGTCTTTCCCTAAGGAGAATGTTTCTGAAGCTGTCAAGTCCAACAGCTCCTCATCAGGCTCATCGTCCTCGTCCTCAGATTCCTCTTCTTCTGGATCATCCTCTACCTCCTCTTCCTCTGAGGACGACGATGATGACGGAGATGAGGACAGTCACAGCAAGCAGGCGAACGCAGTTCTGAACACACGAGACCTCCACCCCGTCCCTCAGAAGAAAGCGCAGATTGTTGTCGCCAAACAGGAGCCCCCCAAGAAACGAGGTCGTAAAACGGTCCCCACAGAAGTGAAGGAATACCGTCAAGGAAAAGTCGCTCAGAAGGCGTCCAGAGTTGATCTTCCAGGATCTATCAAGAAGCCTGTTCACCTGGCCAGCTTCACCTTCATGGGCTTCAACAGGGGATCGTCCAGGGAGGATGTGGTTGCTCAAAATCGAGGCCCTCCTGGCCAGGGGGAGGCTTCTAGAAACCCGATGAGCCCTGTGGCATCCAGCAGATCTGTCCCACATTCCCCAATCTCTCTGAATAAATCCAGCCCCAGTGAGGGGAAACTGTCCGTCTCCAGTCTGGACTTGTTCAAATCAAGAGGAGTAGCAGCTTTGAACTTAAACACATCCAGACAGCATGTTCTAAGATCTCCTCAGCACACGCTGAACTCCACCAGCGGGCAAAAGGCTCATGTGTTGCAGAGAATATCCAATGCTAAAGCTATGGCCTCCCAGCAGTCAAATAACACATTAAGCAATCAAAGTATTCATCCTGTAAACCTCCACAACAAAGTCATGAAAACCAATCAATCACCAGGAAATGGTTCCGGTCAGAGAAATGCAGCAAGTCCGGCACACAAGGTTTCTCACAACCAAAACCAAGAATATAAGACCCCTCAGAGTCCAGCTACCCCTGGAGGACCCCGGAAGAACCAGTCAGCTGTTGAAAAGGTCAAAGAAGCAGAGGTTCAAACCACCCGAGGTAAACTGGAGAAAGGCGGAGTCCAAAGGTCTGAGACCTCCAAAGACAGCAAGAAAGCCAAGACGAGCGAGATGAGCACAGGAGAGGACGAGAGCAGCTCAGACTCTGATCAGGACTCTTCAGACGCTGGTCAAGATGACTTAGCGGCAGTTCAGAACCAAGAATGGAAGCCCACCCGCAGTCTGATAGAACATGTTTTTGTCACGGACGTTACCGCTAATCTGGTCACCGTCACAGTGAAGGAGTCTCCAACTAGTGTGGGCTTCTTCAGCATCCGAAACTACTGACAGAACTTGACCATCACGTCAGGAACGTTGATTTTTGTAGTAATTTATTGACTTGCGTTATTTGAACACAGTTGGATAAAAAGGGTTGACACCATGCCGGAACACTTCAAGACCAAGAAACTGATTTTGGTCTCCTGATGAGCTGAAACTTGATCTCCTTGAATAGAAATTGTTGAAAGAACGAGaaggtttttcctttttttgcaacTTCCCAGTTTTCATATGAAATGTATTCTGGAAAACATCTCAGCAGCTTAAAAGTTGACACAGGAGACCACATGATTGGGTTTTTCTATTTAGTTGATCAATCAATGGTTCATGTAAATCACCTTGCAACTAAGACGTTTATAGTGTATTTTTGTATTAGCTACCTCTGTTTTCTACAAATCCTGCTCAAGGTGTAGGACCCTTGTCTTACTGCTGACACCCCAAAACACCATTTGTCCTAACAGGCTGAACAAAGCATGCTGAGACAGATGCAGAGTCTCTCTGTCTTGATAAGACTCCTCCACTGTCAGACTCCCACATACAAGTGTTCCTATGTtcccacagcaggacgaacaccTGACCAGGTTCTGTTGGCCAGGTCCCGTGAGAGCAACTGGGTGTGGACTGTGAGACAATTAAAGCACCAGATGTCTCTGAGCCACTTTTGTT
This genomic interval from Entelurus aequoreus isolate RoL-2023_Sb linkage group LG06, RoL_Eaeq_v1.1, whole genome shotgun sequence contains the following:
- the cbx2 gene encoding chromobox protein homolog 2 isoform X1, which translates into the protein MEELSAVGEQVFDAECILNKRLRKGKLEFLVKWRGWSSKHNSWEPQENILDPRLLAAFNKKEQEKELLIRKRGKRPRGRPRKVPENVSEAVKSNSSSSGSSSSSSDSSSSGSSSTSSSSEDDDDDGDEDSHSKQANAVLNTRDLHPVPQKKAQIVVAKQEPPKKRGRKTVPTEVKEYRQGKVAQKASRVDLPGSIKKPVHLASFTFMGFNRGSSREDVVAQNRGPPGQGEASRNPMSPVASSRSVPHSPISLNKSSPSEGKLSVSSLDLFKSRGVAALNLNTSRQHVLRSPQHTLNSTSGQKAHVLQRISNAKAMASQQSNNTLSNQSIHPVNLHNKVMKTNQSPGNGSGQRNAASPAHKVSHNQNQEYKTPQSPATPGGPRKNQSAVEKVKEAEVQTTRGKLEKGGVQRSETSKDSKKAKTSEMSTGEDESSSDSDQDSSDAGQDDLAAVQNQEWKPTRSLIEHVFVTDVTANLVTVTVKESPTSVGFFSIRNY
- the cbx2 gene encoding chromobox protein homolog 2 isoform X2, which codes for MEELSAVGEQVFDAECILNKRLRKGKLEFLVKWRGWSSKHNSWEPQENILDPRLLAAFNKKEQEKELLIRKRGKRPRGRPRKVPNVSEAVKSNSSSSGSSSSSSDSSSSGSSSTSSSSEDDDDDGDEDSHSKQANAVLNTRDLHPVPQKKAQIVVAKQEPPKKRGRKTVPTEVKEYRQGKVAQKASRVDLPGSIKKPVHLASFTFMGFNRGSSREDVVAQNRGPPGQGEASRNPMSPVASSRSVPHSPISLNKSSPSEGKLSVSSLDLFKSRGVAALNLNTSRQHVLRSPQHTLNSTSGQKAHVLQRISNAKAMASQQSNNTLSNQSIHPVNLHNKVMKTNQSPGNGSGQRNAASPAHKVSHNQNQEYKTPQSPATPGGPRKNQSAVEKVKEAEVQTTRGKLEKGGVQRSETSKDSKKAKTSEMSTGEDESSSDSDQDSSDAGQDDLAAVQNQEWKPTRSLIEHVFVTDVTANLVTVTVKESPTSVGFFSIRNY